A genomic segment from Acidimicrobiales bacterium encodes:
- the sucD gene encoding succinate--CoA ligase subunit alpha produces the protein MAIFVDENTKVVYQGLTGSQGRFYGLRNRDYGTQVVAGTNPKKAGEEVDGIPIFASVGDAVEATGADVSCIFIPAPGVKAAVMEAAEGGVKMIVVITEGVPAQDEALFYNDLKRNFPDVQLLGPNCPGIISPGKCNIGITAGEIAMGGGPVGIVSRSGTLTYQALHELTQKGIGQTTCVGIGGDPVPGTTFIDCLERFEADPDTKAVMMIGEIGGSAEEEAADFIKSSMTKPVSAYIAGVTAPPGKKMGHAGAIVSGGKGTASAKMDALRAAGAQVGQNPTEAGELMAGIVKDLGL, from the coding sequence ATGGCAATTTTCGTCGACGAGAACACCAAGGTCGTCTACCAGGGCCTCACCGGCAGCCAGGGCCGCTTCTACGGCCTGCGCAACCGGGACTACGGCACCCAGGTGGTGGCCGGCACCAACCCGAAGAAGGCCGGCGAGGAGGTCGACGGCATCCCGATCTTCGCCTCCGTGGGCGACGCGGTCGAGGCCACCGGCGCCGACGTGTCCTGCATCTTCATCCCCGCCCCCGGCGTCAAGGCCGCGGTCATGGAGGCCGCCGAGGGCGGCGTGAAGATGATCGTGGTCATCACCGAGGGCGTGCCTGCCCAGGACGAGGCGCTGTTCTACAACGACCTCAAGCGCAACTTCCCCGACGTGCAGCTGCTCGGCCCGAACTGCCCCGGCATCATCAGCCCCGGCAAGTGCAACATCGGCATCACCGCCGGCGAGATCGCCATGGGCGGCGGTCCGGTGGGCATCGTGAGCCGCTCGGGCACGCTCACCTACCAGGCCCTGCACGAGCTCACCCAGAAGGGCATCGGTCAGACCACCTGCGTGGGCATCGGCGGGGACCCCGTCCCCGGCACCACCTTCATCGACTGCCTCGAGCGCTTCGAGGCCGACCCGGACACCAAGGCCGTGATGATGATCGGCGAGATCGGTGGCTCGGCCGAGGAGGAGGCGGCGGACTTCATCAAGAGCTCCATGACGAAGCCGGTGTCCGCGTACATCGCCGGCGTGACCGCCCCTCCCGGCAAGAAGATGGGCCACGCCGGCGCCATCGTTTCGGGTGGCAAGGGCACGGCCTCGGCGAAGATGGACGCCTTGCGCGCCGCCGGCGCCCAGGTGGGCCAGAACCCCACCGAGGCCGGCGAGCTCATGGCCGGCATCGTCAAAGACCTAGGGCTCTAG